In Clavibacter californiensis, the sequence CCACCAGAGGCTCTCGACGAGGATCGCGCGGGCGTCGCGCAGGACGCGGAGGTCGGAGGTGATGGCGGTCATGGATCCAGCCAAGCACCGGAGCGTCGGTGCGTCGGTGCGTCCGTGCGTCCGCAGAGCGAAGCGACCACCCCCGTCGCTGGGCGCAGACTGTGAGCGCCCTCATCGTTCGTGCGACGAGGAAGCGGCGGGCGTACCGTCGAGGGGAGGCCGGACGACGCGCGAGAGCGCGCCCGGCCCGCGGGCAGGATCCCACCGGACGCCTCCCCGCACGGATCGGGAACCCCCGACCCCACGAACGAACAGAACGAGGAGTCGCACATGACCACGACCGTCGAACGCCCCACCAGCGCATCCGAGAAGGCCACCCAGCCCGAGGGCTCCAAGCCGACCAAGCGCCAGAACGCCGAGCGGGGCTTCACGGCCTCCGAGCAGCTGCACGAGAACATGCAGAAGGTGCTCGTCGACCTGATCGAGCTGCACATCCAGGGCAAGCAGGCGCACTGGAACGTCGTCGGCAAGAACTTCCGCGACCTGCACCTCCAGCTCGACGAGATCATCGACTCGGCCCGCGAGTTCAGCGACGACCTGGCCGAGCGCATGCGCGCCCTGCACGCCACGCCGGACGGGCGCAGCGACACCGTCGCCGAGAACACCACGCTCCCCGAGTACCCGCAGGGCGAGGTGGACACGGCCGAGACCGTGGACCTCGTGACCCAGCGCCTCGAGGCCGCCGTGCACACCATGCGCGAGGTGCACGACGACGTCGACGAGGAGGACCCGACCACCGCGGACCTCCTCCACGGCTTCATCACCGCGCTCGAGCAGTACGCGTGGATGGTCTCCGCGGAGAACCGCCGCGTCGGCTCGGCCGCCGAGTAGCGCGAGCAGCACGCACGTCACGACCCGAGGGCCGCGCCGCCAGGTGCGGCCCTCGTCGTGTCCGCGAGGGCACGGCAGACACACCACGACGCCCCTCGCGGGGCAGTGAGGAGACCGAGATGGACCTCGGGATCACAGGCAGGACCGCGCTCATCACGGGCGCCGACTCGGGGATCGGGTGGGAGACCGCCCGCATCCTCCTCAGCGAGGGCGCGACCGTCGTCCTCAGCGACCAGGACCAGGGATCGCTCGACGAGGCCGCCGCGAAGCTCGACGGCGGCGACCGCGTGCACGCGTTCGCGGCCGACGTGACGAGCGTCGAGTCGCTCGCCGCGCTGCACGACAAGGTGCAGGAGGCGGTCGGCGACATCGACATCCTCGTGCAGTCCGCGGGCATCACAGGGGCGCAGGGCCTCTTCCACGAGATCGACGACGAGGGCTGGACGAACACCATCGAGGTCGACCTCATGGGACCCGTCCGGCTCGTGAAGCGGTTCCTCCCGTCGCTCCGGAAGGGCGGCTGGGGGCGGATCGTCTTCCTCGCCTCCGAGGACGCCGTGCAGCCGTACGACGACGAGCTCCCCTACTGCGCCGCCAAGGCCGGGATCCTCGCGCTGTCGAAGGGCCTGTCGCGCAGCTACGCGAAGGAGGGCCTGCTCGTGAACGCGGTCTCGCCCGCCTTCATCCACACGCCCATGACCGACGCGATGATGGAGAAGCGCGCCGACCAGCTGGGCACCTCGACGGACGACGCGATCGAGTCGTTCCTCGACGAGGAGCGCCCGTACATGGAGCTCAAGCGCCGCGGCGAGCCCGCCGAGGTCGCCAACGTGGTCGCGTTCCTCTGCTCCGACCTCGCGTCGTTCGTGAACGGGTCCAACTACCGCGTCGACTCCGGATCGGTGGCGACGATCTGATGGCCGGCCTCTCGAAGGGCGACCACGTCACCTGGAACACGCCGCAGGGCGAGACCCACGGCAAGGTCGTCGAGGAGAAGACGAAGGACTTCCAGCACGACGGGCAGCACTTCACCGCGTCGAGCGACGAGCCCGCGTACATCGTGGAGAGCGACAAGTCCGGCAAGACCGCGGCCCACAAGGGATCCGCGCTGACGAAGAAGAAGTAGGCACGCGCTCCCCCGCGGGTACCGGCGACCGGTACCCGCGGGGGGCGACCCGCCCGCGGGGCCGCGCCTAGGCTGTGGCCGATGGACACCGGGACCGCCGCCGTGACGCGCTCGACGTCGACGCGGGCGCCCCGGCACCGCGACGGCATCGAGATGTCCGTGGACGCGGTCGTCGGACTCGTGCTCGCGGGCCTCGCCCTGAGGCCGCCGGTGGACGTGCAGGAGGCGGGATTCCCCGTCGCCGCGCTCGTGCTCCTGGCCGTCGCCGTCCGCTCGGCGTTCCCGGGGGCGGCGCTCGCGCTGGCCTGGGTGATGGCGCTCGCGCAGTGGCAGCTGGGCGAGCGTCCCGGCTTCGCGGACCTCGCCCTCCTCCTCGTCCTGTACTCGACCGCCCGGCGTGGATCCCGGGTGACGGCCGTGCTCGGCCTCGCCTCCGCGCTCGTCGGCGGCGCCATGGCCACGGTGTACCTGCTGCAGACGGGCGCGCGCTACTCGCTCCTCATCAGCCCCGGCGGCATCGGCGCCATGATCTTCGTCGCGGCGCCGGTCCTGATGCTGCTCCTCGCGTGGCTGACCGGCCTC encodes:
- a CDS encoding Dps family protein — protein: MTTTVERPTSASEKATQPEGSKPTKRQNAERGFTASEQLHENMQKVLVDLIELHIQGKQAHWNVVGKNFRDLHLQLDEIIDSAREFSDDLAERMRALHATPDGRSDTVAENTTLPEYPQGEVDTAETVDLVTQRLEAAVHTMREVHDDVDEEDPTTADLLHGFITALEQYAWMVSAENRRVGSAAE
- a CDS encoding SDR family NAD(P)-dependent oxidoreductase, with the translated sequence MDLGITGRTALITGADSGIGWETARILLSEGATVVLSDQDQGSLDEAAAKLDGGDRVHAFAADVTSVESLAALHDKVQEAVGDIDILVQSAGITGAQGLFHEIDDEGWTNTIEVDLMGPVRLVKRFLPSLRKGGWGRIVFLASEDAVQPYDDELPYCAAKAGILALSKGLSRSYAKEGLLVNAVSPAFIHTPMTDAMMEKRADQLGTSTDDAIESFLDEERPYMELKRRGEPAEVANVVAFLCSDLASFVNGSNYRVDSGSVATI
- a CDS encoding hypervirulence associated TUDOR domain-containing protein codes for the protein MAGLSKGDHVTWNTPQGETHGKVVEEKTKDFQHDGQHFTASSDEPAYIVESDKSGKTAAHKGSALTKKK